Proteins co-encoded in one Spirochaetota bacterium genomic window:
- a CDS encoding DUF4340 domain-containing protein, whose protein sequence is MRGKTVLILILLGILVVLLVFFFIFERGEVKVVKKKEFILGEFTSQDISFISIYFRDYYDRTKEYNYTLFKKAGNEYWFISYSNITDRVDPKLGNFIANILGDIEELGRISSNEVDDIYLNFGFDKPNARVQFDIKGKTNTLTVGNLAPTKDYYYTVLNDDYSQIYLVYAYKIDNILKYPDEARDKNIFTYEWTNVTGIEYKPMSYPVMVFTNINNRWLSKVPVEKELDSTFIETEFLKDLRSISISSFIPPDSRMYRDLVIKSNSPLAYIKFYNGKNELTLFVLSKASTNFYCYDTDRKLVYSIDYESTRVLFDSSYERFVKITN, encoded by the coding sequence ATGAGGGGCAAGACAGTTCTTATTCTTATCCTTCTTGGAATTCTGGTAGTCCTACTTGTATTCTTCTTTATCTTTGAAAGAGGTGAGGTAAAGGTAGTAAAAAAGAAAGAATTCATTCTTGGAGAATTTACATCTCAAGACATCTCCTTTATCTCAATATATTTTAGAGACTACTACGATAGGACTAAGGAGTATAACTATACTTTATTCAAGAAGGCTGGAAATGAGTATTGGTTCATATCTTACTCAAATATAACCGACAGAGTTGACCCAAAGTTAGGAAATTTCATCGCTAACATTCTAGGAGATATTGAAGAACTTGGAAGAATATCTTCAAATGAAGTTGATGATATTTATCTTAACTTCGGCTTTGACAAACCTAATGCCAGGGTTCAGTTTGACATAAAGGGAAAAACAAATACTCTGACTGTAGGTAATCTAGCACCTACCAAAGACTACTACTATACCGTCTTGAACGATGATTACTCACAAATATATCTAGTCTATGCATACAAAATTGACAACATCTTAAAGTATCCAGATGAAGCAAGAGATAAAAATATATTCACCTACGAATGGACTAATGTCACAGGAATTGAATACAAACCTATGAGTTATCCCGTTATGGTATTCACAAACATAAATAACAGATGGTTGTCAAAAGTTCCTGTTGAGAAGGAGTTGGATAGCACTTTCATAGAGACAGAGTTTCTTAAGGATTTGAGGAGTATATCCATAAGTTCCTTTATACCACCTGACAGTAGGATGTATAGGGATTTGGTTATCAAGAGTAATTCTCCATTGGCTTACATAAAATTTTATAACGGCAAGAACGAACTAACTCTTTTCGTTCTGTCCAAAGCTAGCACAAATTTCTACTGCTACGATACCGATAGAAAATTAGTTTATAGTATTGATTATGAGAGCACTAGAGTTTTATTTGATTCTAGTTATGAGAGGTTTGTTAAAATTACGAATTGA
- a CDS encoding mannose-1-phosphate guanylyltransferase, with translation MRCVVIMAGGRGERFWPKSVRSFPKQFLNLTGDRTMIQSAYYRALELVDNDKIFVVTSSDLIPIVERQLPELPIENIIVEPIPKNTAPAIGLSAVYIRKFFGDYTMFVMPSDHYIDDLDKFYEVVEVGFETAEKYLSLVTLGIKPSRPDTGYGYIEVGNIIDTFNKRNVFEVRRFVEKPSYEKAVEYLSSGKFFWNSGMFVWKVSTIIEEIYKHLQPLGEALINIEEAMGKELEGEVMLEEFEKIESISIDYGVMEKSKSVLCVKSDFVWDDVGSWASVYRLNKKDDNENVIKGNVITYNVKNSLIIGENTGVVAVSSLEDVIVIKEGDNVLITKKSEDQTVREIVKIMKSQDKYERYL, from the coding sequence ATGCGGTGTGTGGTTATAATGGCTGGTGGTAGGGGTGAGAGGTTTTGGCCTAAAAGTGTAAGATCATTCCCCAAGCAATTCCTAAACCTCACAGGCGATAGAACCATGATTCAGAGTGCATATTACAGAGCACTAGAATTAGTTGATAATGATAAGATTTTTGTAGTTACTTCCTCTGACCTCATCCCAATAGTTGAGAGACAGTTACCCGAACTTCCTATTGAAAACATCATAGTTGAACCAATACCGAAAAATACTGCTCCTGCAATAGGATTATCGGCAGTGTATATAAGAAAATTTTTTGGCGACTACACTATGTTCGTTATGCCTTCGGACCATTACATTGACGACCTTGACAAGTTTTATGAGGTTGTTGAAGTTGGTTTTGAAACAGCGGAAAAATATTTATCACTCGTTACTCTCGGCATAAAGCCATCAAGACCTGACACAGGATACGGTTACATTGAAGTTGGAAATATTATTGACACATTCAACAAACGAAATGTTTTTGAAGTTAGGAGATTTGTTGAGAAGCCTAGCTATGAAAAAGCAGTTGAATACTTAAGCAGTGGTAAGTTCTTCTGGAACAGTGGGATGTTTGTATGGAAGGTATCAACAATAATTGAAGAAATATACAAACATTTACAACCTCTCGGTGAAGCATTAATAAACATTGAGGAAGCGATGGGTAAAGAACTTGAAGGAGAGGTAATGCTTGAGGAGTTTGAAAAGATTGAAAGCATATCTATTGACTACGGAGTTATGGAGAAAAGTAAGTCCGTTCTGTGCGTCAAGAGTGATTTTGTCTGGGATGACGTTGGGTCCTGGGCATCTGTCTATAGACTCAACAAAAAGGATGATAACGAGAATGTAATAAAAGGTAATGTCATAACCTACAATGTTAAGAATTCTCTTATTATAGGTGAGAATACAGGAGTTGTTGCAGTTAGTTCCCTTGAGGATGTCATTGTAATAAAGGAAGGAGACAATGTCTTAATCACAAAGAAATCAGAAGACCAAACAGTTAGAGAGATAGTCAAGATCATGAAAAGTCAGGATAAGTATGAAAGGTATCTATGA
- the ruvC gene encoding crossover junction endodeoxyribonuclease RuvC — MRVLGIDLGYSILGYGIVEYDGRNLKLITSGVVETSEYTDFNDKIVKINDILSSIISEYSPSAVCIEKVFFGKNVKTAVKVLEVAGVVRILALKSGIKVFEITPLEVKKLITGRKGRHPKVQIQNIVKLILGLDKVPKPDDCADAIAIAIAGLSKIKLKN; from the coding sequence ATGAGAGTTCTTGGTATAGACCTAGGGTATTCAATCCTCGGGTATGGTATAGTTGAGTATGATGGAAGAAACTTGAAACTTATAACATCTGGCGTTGTTGAAACTTCAGAATATACCGACTTCAACGATAAGATAGTTAAGATAAACGACATTTTAAGTTCAATAATTTCAGAGTATTCACCATCTGCTGTTTGTATTGAAAAGGTATTCTTCGGTAAGAACGTCAAAACTGCAGTCAAGGTTTTAGAAGTAGCAGGTGTTGTTAGAATCTTGGCACTCAAGTCAGGCATAAAGGTTTTTGAGATTACTCCCCTTGAGGTTAAGAAACTTATAACCGGTCGCAAAGGAAGACACCCAAAGGTTCAGATACAAAACATAGTCAAACTTATTCTAGGTCTTGATAAAGTTCCAAAACCCGATGACTGTGCAGACGCAATAGCGATAGCAATAGCAGGACTATCAAAAATAAAACTTAAAAACTAA
- a CDS encoding DUF190 domain-containing protein, with the protein MKLSGDAVLIRVFVGESDKYRGKPVYEQIVLKAREIGIAGATVIRGMMGYGATTKLIHSAKILELSSDLPVVVEIVDTEEKINLLLPYVDEIVEGKGGLITMEKVNVIRYIHSERS; encoded by the coding sequence ATGAAGCTTTCTGGTGATGCTGTTCTAATAAGGGTATTCGTTGGTGAAAGTGATAAGTACAGAGGTAAACCGGTTTATGAACAAATAGTTCTGAAAGCAAGAGAGATAGGAATAGCAGGAGCAACAGTCATAAGAGGTATGATGGGATATGGGGCTACTACTAAACTCATACACTCAGCAAAGATTCTTGAGTTATCATCAGACCTACCAGTAGTAGTTGAAATAGTTGATACTGAAGAAAAAATAAATCTACTTTTGCCTTATGTTGATGAGATTGTTGAAGGTAAAGGTGGATTGATAACTATGGAGAAGGTTAATGTTATAAGATATATACACAGCGAAAGAAGTTAG
- the crcB gene encoding fluoride efflux transporter CrcB: MKIEYILTVFFGGGIGAVLRYLLSFYTTSWLDPSFPLGTLIVNTLGSFIIGFISYLSEVSIIPTSFRMFLMVGVIGGFTTFSTFSLENINLLRDGEIKFFVLNIFLSVSLGLGAVVVGYVFGGLIMGRKV, encoded by the coding sequence ATGAAAATTGAATACATTCTAACGGTATTCTTTGGTGGTGGGATAGGGGCAGTTCTTAGATATTTGTTGTCTTTTTACACAACTTCGTGGTTGGATCCGTCATTTCCTTTAGGGACATTGATTGTAAACACTCTAGGTTCGTTCATAATAGGTTTTATATCTTATCTTTCTGAAGTATCTATAATACCAACGAGTTTCAGGATGTTTCTGATGGTAGGAGTTATTGGTGGTTTCACAACATTTTCTACATTCTCACTTGAGAATATAAACCTTTTAAGGGATGGTGAGATAAAATTTTTCGTCCTTAATATATTTTTATCTGTCTCGCTTGGGTTAGGTGCTGTTGTTGTTGGATATGTATTCGGTGGGTTAATAATGGGGAGGAAGGTATGA
- the fusA gene encoding elongation factor G, producing MKVYDTKEIINIAVIGEHRSGKTTFLDSVFFVSGKVSEKGSVDKGTSIMDFDPEEVKRKMTIRSIYSYVEYKDKKVNFIDTPGFVDFIGEMEMALEVVENVILVVDAERGITIETDRIWHSVDELHVAKSVIINKIDTLSTEFDKLVDKIKAKIGKIAVPVEIPYFDGGKFVGTIDVIHKNLIVYENEGRSFKKLDIPKNYEELVNKYRDEIFEDISDIDEAFMEKYLSGEEISESEIVQGFRDCITKGKIIPIFAVSSLTNVGVLNVLDIIVEEFPSPDVHKELVVLKNGKEVTEDISSEKLTILTPFKVRIDPYTGRISYFKVWTGSVKSGAEFFIPDTSSTLKLQHLYLCFGKSLEEVSEVKAGDIFAVPKLEGVKVGYTLVSDKVDLKLKHLALPNPIFFTAVIGKNRGDEDKLAELLARFSEEDPSFIVKFNDFSKELEVHCQGENQFNIYVEILKERYKIDFALDTPKIPYRETITKPVEAHYKHKKQTGGHGQYGEVFIKVEPLERGKGFEFVDQIRGGHIPKQFIPSVEKGVLSAMEEGVLGKYPVVDVRVILYEGSYHEVDSSDISFQIAGWHAMKIALENGSPVILEPIMDAKIIVDESYMGAITEDLNSRRGRINNIDRKEDGTVVISAYVPMSEMIKYSSALSSITKGIGRFTMSLAYYDILPEKMKNEVSEMGRKIKEKANS from the coding sequence ATGAAAGTTTATGATACAAAAGAAATAATAAATATAGCAGTCATAGGTGAGCACAGAAGTGGTAAAACAACTTTCCTTGACAGTGTCTTCTTTGTATCGGGTAAGGTAAGTGAAAAAGGAAGCGTAGATAAGGGAACTTCAATAATGGATTTTGACCCAGAAGAAGTAAAAAGAAAGATGACAATCAGAAGCATCTACTCGTATGTGGAATACAAGGACAAAAAGGTAAACTTCATAGATACTCCGGGCTTTGTAGATTTCATCGGTGAGATGGAGATGGCTCTTGAAGTCGTTGAAAATGTTATCCTGGTAGTTGATGCTGAAAGAGGTATAACGATAGAGACGGACAGAATCTGGCACTCTGTTGATGAACTACACGTTGCTAAATCAGTCATAATAAATAAGATAGATACGCTTTCAACAGAATTTGATAAACTTGTAGATAAAATTAAGGCAAAGATAGGTAAGATAGCAGTTCCTGTTGAGATACCATACTTTGACGGAGGTAAGTTTGTAGGAACGATAGATGTTATTCATAAAAACTTGATTGTCTATGAAAATGAAGGTAGAAGCTTCAAGAAACTTGATATTCCAAAGAATTATGAGGAACTTGTGAATAAGTATCGTGATGAGATATTTGAAGACATATCCGATATAGACGAAGCATTTATGGAGAAGTATCTTTCTGGTGAGGAGATTTCCGAGAGTGAGATTGTTCAAGGTTTTAGGGATTGTATAACGAAAGGTAAGATAATACCTATATTTGCTGTTTCTTCCTTGACTAATGTTGGAGTTCTTAATGTGTTAGATATTATAGTAGAGGAGTTCCCTTCGCCGGATGTTCATAAGGAACTAGTTGTTTTAAAGAACGGTAAAGAGGTAACTGAAGATATATCCAGTGAAAAACTCACGATATTGACTCCTTTTAAGGTTAGGATTGACCCATATACTGGAAGGATATCATACTTCAAAGTTTGGACCGGTAGTGTTAAGAGTGGGGCTGAATTTTTCATTCCCGATACATCATCAACCTTGAAATTACAACACCTATATTTATGCTTTGGTAAATCTCTTGAGGAGGTTAGTGAAGTTAAGGCGGGAGATATTTTCGCTGTTCCGAAACTTGAGGGAGTAAAAGTTGGATACACTTTGGTGTCTGATAAGGTGGATTTGAAACTCAAGCATCTAGCACTTCCTAATCCTATATTCTTTACTGCGGTAATAGGTAAAAACAGAGGTGATGAGGATAAACTTGCTGAACTTCTTGCTAGATTTTCTGAAGAAGACCCTTCTTTCATAGTTAAGTTCAATGATTTTTCAAAAGAGCTTGAGGTTCATTGTCAGGGGGAAAACCAGTTTAATATATATGTTGAGATACTCAAGGAGAGGTATAAGATTGACTTCGCACTTGATACTCCTAAAATACCTTATAGGGAAACGATAACAAAACCTGTGGAAGCGCATTACAAACACAAGAAGCAGACTGGTGGACACGGGCAGTATGGTGAAGTGTTTATCAAGGTTGAACCACTTGAGAGAGGTAAAGGCTTTGAGTTTGTTGATCAGATACGAGGAGGACATATTCCGAAGCAGTTTATACCTTCTGTTGAGAAGGGTGTCTTGAGTGCGATGGAGGAGGGTGTTTTGGGTAAGTATCCTGTTGTTGATGTCAGAGTTATACTTTATGAAGGTTCTTATCACGAAGTTGATTCATCCGATATATCCTTCCAGATAGCGGGTTGGCATGCGATGAAGATAGCACTTGAAAATGGATCTCCTGTTATTCTTGAACCAATCATGGATGCAAAAATAATAGTTGATGAGAGTTATATGGGCGCTATCACAGAGGATCTAAACAGTAGAAGAGGTAGGATAAATAACATTGATAGAAAGGAAGATGGAACTGTAGTAATTAGTGCATACGTTCCTATGTCAGAGATGATAAAGTATTCATCAGCTCTAAGCTCTATAACTAAAGGAATAGGTAGATTTACAATGTCTCTTGCCTACTATGATATATTGCCAGAAAAGATGAAGAATGAAGTCTCCGAGATGGGAAGAAAGATAAAAGAAAAAGCAAACAGTTAA
- a CDS encoding ABC transporter substrate-binding protein — protein sequence MKRRVFCQATGNWLELPEKCNRVVSFSPSITESLFKMGLGEIVKGISVYCVHPDESIRKGRVIVGSYSTYKKEVLEEINPDVIFLTTGYQLEFARKLSENYPVYAIRLPATLSELIAGCVEAGLVCGYYDRAVELEKNLLASLSRHLSQTYENRIKTYIEIDLGGPVTFGAYSYITDTLRLLGFENIFENYPSEWLEPIPEILKENEPDVIIYEPKMFSRSRSIDMIKNSLTKRFGNLKAIEEQRVILTPGIYDFFAHYGPSFVYKVIPFLLDIRDKSLSSKFQT from the coding sequence GTGAAAAGAAGAGTATTCTGTCAAGCAACAGGCAACTGGCTAGAATTACCTGAGAAATGTAATAGAGTAGTTAGTTTCAGCCCATCTATAACAGAATCTTTGTTTAAAATGGGACTAGGTGAAATAGTTAAAGGGATAAGTGTCTATTGCGTTCATCCAGATGAAAGCATAAGAAAAGGTAGAGTAATAGTCGGCTCATATTCAACATATAAGAAGGAAGTATTGGAAGAGATTAATCCTGATGTTATCTTTCTAACAACAGGATATCAGTTAGAATTCGCAAGAAAGCTGTCTGAAAACTATCCTGTTTATGCAATAAGACTACCAGCAACACTATCTGAACTTATAGCAGGATGTGTAGAGGCGGGACTTGTATGCGGATACTATGATAGAGCAGTTGAGTTAGAAAAAAACCTACTAGCATCCTTATCAAGACACTTAAGCCAAACTTATGAGAACAGAATAAAAACTTACATTGAGATAGACCTTGGAGGACCTGTGACATTTGGTGCATACAGTTATATCACCGATACACTCAGATTGTTAGGATTTGAGAACATTTTTGAGAACTATCCTTCTGAATGGTTAGAACCGATACCTGAAATACTCAAGGAAAATGAGCCTGATGTGATAATATACGAACCTAAAATGTTTTCAAGGTCAAGAAGCATAGATATGATAAAAAACTCTCTAACAAAAAGATTTGGAAACCTTAAAGCAATTGAAGAACAGAGAGTAATCCTTACACCAGGGATCTATGACTTTTTCGCACATTACGGTCCTTCGTTTGTTTATAAAGTTATACCCTTCCTACTAGATATAAGAGATAAATCCCTATCTTCAAAATTTCAAACATAG